A stretch of DNA from Nitrospirota bacterium:
TACCACTTACTTATATTGTATCCTATTCCGATCGGGGCAGGCTCAATTCCATGGAATCTTGCATTGACGATTGGCAGTGCATCAGGGACATAAAGGAACAGGTAAGGGAGTTCATCAGCCAGTATCTCCTGAATCCTGAAGTATGCCTTTTTCCTTTCATTTATGTCGAATGTCCTCCTCCCCTTTTCGAGTAGTTCATCTACTTCTGGATTGTTGTAACTTACGAAGTTAAACTCCTTTTCTTTTGTTTTACTGGAATGCCAGATATCATATTGATCAGGGTCCAGTCCAATGCTCCAGCCGAGGACAACTGCCTCAAATCTCCTTTTATCAATAAACTCATTTATGAAGGTTGACCATTCAAGGGCCCTGATATTTATCTTTATCCCTACCATCTCAAGCCTCCACTGGATAATGGTGGCGGTCTTCATCCTGAGGGAATTTCCCATATTGGTAAGGATAGTGAATTCAAACGGCCTGCCGTCTTTATCCAGAAGACCATCGCCGTCAGTATCCTTCCAGCCGGCCTCGCTCAAGAGTGCCTTTGCCTTCTCAAGGTTATATTCATATTTTTTTGCGTCAGGGTTATATGGCCAGGTGTCAGGCACATATGGTCCTGTTGCCGCCTTACCAAGTCCAAACAGGATGCCTGATACAAGCTCATCCTTATCTATTGCATGTGCGATCGCCTGACGCACCCTCTTGTCCTTGAACCAGGGGTGTTTAAGATTAAAGCCCATGTAGGTGTATGAGAATACAGGGTATCTGAATTTGTTGAAGTTTTTTTCGAAATATGCTGACTGAGTTTGTCTGGTGTATTGAAGAGGGGTCAGTCCCATCCAGTCAACTCCGCCGGCCTGAAGCTCAAGAAACATAGTGGCTGGATCAGGGATTACCCGAAAGACGTATTTGTCTATATATGGTCTCCCTTCGAAGTAGTCTGGATTGGAATCAAGAACTACTTCAGAGCCTGGTGTCCATTTAGAAAGCTTGTATGGTCCCATACCTACAGGTTTACGTCCCAGTTCACTCTTCGTGATATCCTTTCCCTCAAGAAGATGTTTGGGAAGGATCGGAAGACTCCCCCAGCTGCTGAGGGCAGGTGCAAATGGTTTGTCGTATGTGACTCGAAATGTATACCGGTCGGGTGCCTCTGCCTTTTTTACCTGCTTAAAATCCTCGGAATATGCGGTTGGGGTCTTGTCGCTTATTATTGTCCGGTAGCCGAACATTATATCCTCTGAAGTAAATTCAACCCCGTCTGTCCATTTCACGCCCTTTCTAAGGTGAAATGTGATCGTGAGACCGTCTTTTGATATATCCCATGACTCAGCAAGGTCTCCAGTAATGGTTAGGTCTTTGTCATATTTTACGAGGCCGTTAAAAATCAGTCCCGCAACCTCATGGGAGGCACTGTCTCCTGCGAGCATCGGGATAAGAATACTTGGCTCACCTATGGTGCCTTCAAC
This window harbors:
- a CDS encoding peptide-binding protein produces the protein MLAGDSASHEVAGLIFNGLVKYDKDLTITGDLAESWDISKDGLTITFHLRKGVKWTDGVEFTSEDIMFGYRTIISDKTPTAYSEDFKQVKKAEAPDRYTFRVTYDKPFAPALSSWGSLPILPKHLLEGKDITKSELGRKPVGMGPYKLSKWTPGSEVVLDSNPDYFEGRPYIDKYVFRVIPDPATMFLELQAGGVDWMGLTPLQYTRQTQSAYFEKNFNKFRYPVFSYTYMGFNLKHPWFKDKRVRQAIAHAIDKDELVSGILFGLGKAATGPYVPDTWPYNPDAKKYEYNLEKAKALLSEAGWKDTDGDGLLDKDGRPFEFTILTNMGNSLRMKTATIIQWRLEMVGIKINIRALEWSTFINEFIDKRRFEAVVLGWSIGLDPDQYDIWHSSKTKEKEFNFVSYNNPEVDELLEKGRRTFDINERKKAYFRIQEILADELPYLFLYVPDALPIVNARFHGIEPAPIGIGYNISKWYVPNGMQKHRIEK